One window from the genome of Podospora pseudocomata strain CBS 415.72m chromosome 6, whole genome shotgun sequence encodes:
- the GUT2 gene encoding mitochondrial glycerol-3-phosphate dehydrogenase (EggNog:ENOG503NU42; COG:C) has product MSRFTRSAKRALPPLALLATTSGALYYMYRPRNIPGYEGPVVPPPIFGADGTFKLPRFPKLKSRLEQINDLKRSNTEEEYDILVIGAGATGSGVALDAATRGLKVAVVERDDFSSGTSSKSTKLVHGGVRYLEKAVWNLDWAQYELVREALKERTYFLQTAPHLSMWLPIMLPLDRWWKVPYYWAGTKFYDFLAGSEGIESSYFLTRSKAIDAFPMLKQEGLIGALVYYDGAHNDSRMNVSIGVTAGLYGATVVNHLEVKGLLKGEDGRLTGAEVVDNIGERDGKQGERFNIRAKCVINCTGPFTDGIRKMDDPGCKEIVAPASGVHIILPGYYSPGKMGLIDPSTSDGRVIFFLPWQGNTIAGTTDEPAQITKDPLPDEKSIQWILNEVSHYLSPDINVRRGDVLAAWSGLRPLVKDPKAKNTESLVRNHLIDISESGLVTCAGGKWTTYRQMAEECVDAAIREFGLKPKPITNPPMISGTEHVTDDATLDGTCQTHRVRLVGAHGWSRTLFIHLIQHFGVETEVAKHLTESYGDRAWTVASLCRPTDKRFPARGERISQLYPFVDGEVRYAVRHEFAQTAVDVLARRMRLAFLNAQASLEALPKIIDIMADELGWSKKRMDLEWRETVKFLESMGLPQPLLSATRKQVEQGKIDFKSLLEWRMYSRHDKPGPEGDNQ; this is encoded by the coding sequence ATGTCCCGCTTCACCCGCAGCGCCAAAAGggccctcccccccctcgcgCTGCTGGCCACCACCTCGGGCGCACTGTATTACATGTACCGACCTCGCAACATCCCTGGCTACGAAGGCCCCGTCGTGCCACCCCCCATCTTCGGCGCAGACGGCACGTTCAAGCTCCCCCGTTTTCCAAAACTAAAGTCCAGGCTGGAGCAGATCAACGACCTCAAGCGATCCAACACGGAAGAAGAGTATGACATTCTCGTCATTGGCGCGGGAGCCACCGGGTCAGGCGTGGCTCTTGATGCCGCGACCCGAGGGTTAAAagtggctgttgttgaaagGGATGATTTTTCCTCGGGGACGAGCTCGAAGAGTACAAAGCTTGTTCATGGCGGGGTGAGGTATCTGGAGAAGGCGGTTTGGAATCTGGACTGGGCGCAGTATGAGCTTGTCAGGGAggcgttgaaggagaggacgTATTTTTTGCAGACGGCGCCGCATTTGAGCATGTGGTTGCCGATTATGCTGCCGTTGGACAGGTGGTGGAAGGTGCCTTACTATTGGGCGGGGACCAAGTTTTATGATTTTTTGGCGGGGAGTGAGGGGATTGAGAGTAGTTATTTTTTGACGAGGTCGAAGGCTATTGATGCTTTTCCGATGTTGAAGCaggaggggttgattggGGCGTTGGTTTATTATGATGGGGCGCATAATGATAGTAGGATGAATGTGAGTATCGGGGTTACGGCTGGGTTGTATGGGGCGACGGTGGTGAACCATttggaggtgaaggggttgttgaagggggaggatgggaggttgacgggggcggaggtggtggataatattggggagagggatgggaagCAAGGGGAGAGGTTTAATATTAGGGCCAAGTGTGTTATCAACTGTACGGGGCCGTTTACGGATGGGATAAGGAAGATGGATGATCCTGGGTGTAAGGAGATTGTGGCGCCGGCGTCGGGGGTGCATATCATCTTGCCGGGGTATTATTCGccggggaagatggggttgATTGATCCGTCGACGTCGGACGGGAGGGTTATTTTCTTCTTGCCGTGGCAGGGGAATACGATTGCTGGAACGACGGACGAGCCGGCGCAGATTACCAAGGATCCGTTGCCGGATGAAAAGTCGATTCAGTGGATTTTGAACGAGGTTAGTCATTACCTCTCGCCGGATATCAatgtgaggaggggggatgtttTGGCTGCTTGGTCTGGGCTGAGGCCGTTGGTGAAGGACCCCAAGGCGAAGAACACGGAGTCGCTGGTGAGGAATCATCTCATTGACATCAGTGAGAGCGGGCTTGTGACTTGCGCCGGCGGAAAGTGGACGACATATCGACAGATGGCCGAGGAGTGTGTGGACGCGGCGATCAGGGAATTTGGGCTGAAGCCAAAGCCTATCACGAACCCCCCGATGATCAGCGGGACGGAGCATGTCACAGATGATGCTACACTTGATGGGACTTGCCAGACTCACCGGGTGAGGCTCGTTGGTGCCCACGGCTGGTCACGAACATTGTTCATCCACTTGATTCAGCACTTTGGCGTCGAAACAGAGGTGGCCAAGCACCTGACGGAAAGCTATGGTGACAGAGCCTGGACAGTCGCTTCGCTGTGCCGACCGACGGACAAGAGATTCCCGGCGAGGGGAGAAAGGATCTCACAGTTGTATCCTTTTGTGGATGGCGAGGTGAGGTACGCTGTTCGTCACGAGTTTGCGCAGACGGCGGTGGATgtgctggcgaggaggatgaggctggCCTTCTTGAACGCTCAAGCTTCACTGGAGGCGCTGCCGAAGATCATTGACATCATGGCTGATGAACTGGGGTGgagcaagaagagaatgGATCTTGAATGGAGAGAGA